The nucleotide sequence TTAAAAAGAAAATTGCGTATTTGATAAAAGAAAATGAGTATGCACATGATGAGGATAAGTTTATTGAATATCTTAGTGTATTTAATACAGTATCTAAATTAGAGAGAGATGGAAATTTATCGGATATTATGGATTTTATTAGTAATTTTAAGGTGTGATTGTAGGAAGGAGGACAATTCTGTGAAGGATAATAGTTATGTTATGTCTGTCTTAAAAGGTTTGTTAACTAAAGGAAAAGAGTCAGGCGGATTATTATCCAAAGACATAATGGATGAATTAGAAGATGTAGACTTGACTCCAGAACATGTTGAAAAGTTATATATAGCTTTAGACAAGATGGGAATAGAAGTGGTAGATAATTTTTCTAATGAATTTGTTGAGGATTTGGATTTAAACTCTGTAATACCTGAAGGTATTACTATGGATGATCCTGTTAGAATGTATTTAAAAGAAATAGGAAGTGTTCAACTTCTTACGTCAGAAGAGGAGATTTTATTATCAAAAAAAATAAAGCAGAATGATGTGACTTCTAGAATGGCTAGAAAGAAATTAGCAGAAGCAAATTTAAGATTGGTTGTGAGTATTGCTAAGAGGTATGTAGGAAGAGGAATGCTTTTTTTAGATTTAATACAAGAGGGAAATCTTGGATTAATAAAAGCAGTAGAAAAGTTTGATCATACAAAGGGATTCAAATTTAGTACCTATGCTACATGGTGGATTAGACAATCTATAACTAGAGCGATTGCAGATCAAGCTAGAACTATTAGAATTCCCGTTCATATGGTTGAAACTATTAATAAATATACTAGAGTATCTAGGCAATTATTGCAAGAATTAGGGAGAGATCCTCTATCTGAAGAAATAGCAAAAGAAATGAATATGCCAGAGAATAAGGTGAGAGATATCCGTAAAATTGCACAGGAACCTGTATCTTTAGAAACTCCAATTGGAGAGGAAGAAGATAGTCATTTAGGTGATTTTATTCCTGATGATGATGCTCCTGCTCCTGCAGAGGTAGCAGCATTTACTTTATTAAAAGAACAGCTAATGAATGTTTTAGATACTTTGAGTCCTAGAGAGAAAAATGTTTTAAAGCTTAGATTTGGGTTAGATGATGGAAGAGCTAGAACTTTAGAAGAAGTAGGTAAAGAATTCAAAGTTACCAGAGAAAGAATTAGACAAATAGAAGCTAAGGCTTTAAGAAAATTGCGTCATCCAAGTAGAAGTAAAAAATTAAAAGATTATTTAGAGTAGCTTTACTTATTGGGCTACTCTTTTATTTTAATAAATTTTGAATAAAGGAATGAGATAATAAGATTATGAAGCTAAGCAATAGAATAAGACATATAATTAATATGTGTGAATATAATAAAACTATTATAGATGTAGGTTGTGATCATGGATATATATCTATTGGATTATTGAATTTTAATAAATGTTTAAAGTGCTATGCTGTAGATATTAATAGAGAGCCACTTAATATTGCTATGAAAAATATAAAAAAATACAGTCTAGATAGTAAAGTAGAATGTATTTTATCAGATGGATTTAGATGGTTTGATAATTTAGAAAATTTAAGTGCGATAATTGCTGGAATGGGAGGAACTACGATAGCATCTATAATAGATAGAGATTTGGATAAAATTCGACATATGAATTATATTTTGATTCAACCTAATGCTTATTCTAAAGATATAAGAAAATATTTGTACGAGAAACAATTCCATGTAGAAAAGGAAGATGTTATTTATAGCAAAGGAATATATTATGAGTATATACTAATTTTTCCTAAACAACAAGAAAATTTAAATAAAGAATATATTAATTTTTTAATGTGTTTTGATTATGATATACCACTATGTGTTTTTGATAATATAGGAGGTAAATATAATGATTTTATAAAACATAAGATAAATAAGTATAATAATATATTAATCAATTTAAATGAAAGTAAACTATCAACTAAATATAAATACGAAATATTTAGTAACAGGATTAAAATACTTAAAGGAGTTTTGGTATGAAGATTTATGAATTTATTAATAAATTAGAGATGTTGGTTCCAACTAATTTAGCATTATCATATGATAATGTTGGTTTATTAGTTGGGAATTTGGAAAGCGATATTTCTGGGGTATATATTTCATTAGATATTAATGAAACTATAATTAATAAGGTTTTGGAATTTAAAATAAATACTATTATAACTCATCATCCGGTTATATTTAATTCGATTAAAAACTTGAATTATTCGTGTGATAATATTGATATAGTGAGATGTATAAAACATGATATTAACGTTATATCATACCATACTAACTTGGATATGATACATAATGGTATAAATGATGAATTAATTAATATATTAGAATTTAAATATGATAATATATCTGTTTTAGAAAAAAGTAAAATTTATCCTAATTTAGGTATAGGTAGAATTATAGATTTATCTGAAAGTTTGGATATTAATACAATTATAGATAAAATTAGAAAAAATTTATACATAAATAATATGAGATTAGTAAATAATAGAAATTGTAAAATGGATAGGATAAAAAGGATATGTATTATCAATGGTTCAGGAAATAGTTTAATTAAGTTATGTTATTACAAGAATATAGATTTGGTTATTACTGGAGATATTACATACCATACAGCTTTTGAAGCACATAAAAAAAACTTATCTATATTGGATATTGGTCATTTTAATTCGGAAAATTTTGCCTATATGAATGTAATCAAAAAAATATTTAAAACTTTGGATTTAGATAGTAGTTTAAATATAATTTATGATCAAGTTTTAACGGATGTTTATAAATATATTTAGAGTACAGGAGGTATGGTGAATAAGAATTTATATGTAAGGATAGCATTTTTTTTATTTGGATTTATGTTATTGTTAAATATAGTAGATAATTTTGTTGGTTATAGTGCTGAGTATAATATTAAAAAATTTATGTTGTATGAATCAAAATATTTAAATTTTGATTATACACGTAATTATATAACACTAAGTATTAAAAATAATAATGAGGAAAGTAAATTTGGATTAATATTCTCCCCTGGTGCATTTATTAAGGAAGATGCATATTTGCCTATTTTATCTGAATTGTCAAAGAGGGGTATTAAAGTATATATACTTAAATCTAGTCTATTTGGTATGGGTGATGTGAATTCTATATTACTTAAATCCAATATTAAGAATTATATTTTGGTAGGACATTCTTTGGGGGGAAGTAAGCTACTTAATTATTTAAAACAAGAGAATCATTATTCACAGTTAGTAAAAGGTGTTGTATTGCTATCTTCTTATGGGAGAAATAGTCAAGATTTTTCTGATAGTAATATAAAGTTCATTTCTGTCGTTGGAAGTGATGATAAAATAATTAATTTTGAAAAGTATGAAAATTATAAAAATAATTTACCAAGTAGCACTAAATATTTATATATAGAGGGTGGAAATCATTCTTATTTTGGTAATTATGGTTTACAATACGGTGATTCTGAAGGGTTAATTAGTCGTGAATTTCAACAATTTATTGTAATAAGGGAAATATTAAAATTATTAGAGGAGATATAATTTTATTAGAATTATATCTCCATTTTATTAATATACTTTAAAAATAAATTTTGTTATTGGAGTATAGTTATTTATGAGTAATGTTTCAAATATTAGAAGTGAAATAGAGAATATTGTGAGATATGTTTATGTTAATATTTTAAAATTAAATATTAATAATGATACTTTGAATTTATGGGTTAATAGATTAACATCAAAACAGGTAACTCTATATGATTTTTTATACACAGTTATATCTCCTAGTATAAATTCATTATCTATTTCAACTTTAATTCAAAATCTTTATATTGGGATATTAGGAAAGTATATTAGTACGAGTAAGAAGTCGGAGTTAGTTTCTATTTATAATAATGAATTAAGAATATATGGGAATAAGAAACGTGCATTTAAGAAAGTTTTGTTGAATTTTATTAATGATGATTCTTTGAATAAATATTGTAATAGATTGGGAATAAAAATTAAATAAATTTATTTTAGGATTTATCTTTTATTATAAGATAAATCCTTTTTATTTGATTTAATATAATTAATTTGGTAGAATGTATGTGGAGTAAGTCAGACAATCGCTGCTCATTTTTATTGAGGAGAGGAAAGTCCGAGCTCCATAGGGCAGGGTGCTTGGTAACACCAAGTGGAGGCGACTCTAAGGAAAGTGCAACAGAAATAAACCGCCTAAGTTTTTAGGTAAGGATGGAAAGGCGAGGTAAGAGCTCACCAGCAGTATGGTGACATACTGGCTATGTAAACCCCACCTGGAGCAAGACTGAATAGGATAGCATATAAAGTTGCCCGCTTTGCTATCGGGTATGTCGCTTGAGTCTATCGGTGACGGTAGACCTAGATAGATGATTGTCTAATACAGAACTCGGCTTATAGATTTGCTCTGTTTTTAATGATACTTTTGGATTGATTTATTTATTCAAGTGGTATCGGATAAAAAGATCACACAATATGATGTAATGTCTGTTGTGTGGTATTTTTTGTAGTTGGTTATATTTAATTTGGTACATTTTTATACCTCTATAAAGTTATTTGTGAATTCAATCGATGTATCTTATTAAGGTTTATGTATTTAATTGGGTCTATGGGAGTTTATGCAATGTAATTGACATTACATAAAAAACAAAATAGTATTGGATATGCAAATTATGCTTATGGGGTGATAATAGGTGAATGTGTCGGAGATGACATATGCATGGGTAACTGGTTCGGATAAAAATGGACAAGTTTTAATTTTGAATAAGTGTAGCAGTATTTTTAGAATTAATTCAAAAGATATGCACTTTTTCATTTGATAAATTTATGGGTATAGTGTAGGGGAAAAGGGTGGTGATGCTAGTTGAAAAAGATAGCTTTTTTTTGTATTCCTGCTCATGGTCATACAAATCCAATGCTACCAGTTGCGGAAGAATTGGTAAAACGTGGTAATATAGTGAGATTTTATTCATTTAATGAATTTAAAGATAAGATTATATCGACTGGTGCAGAATTTATATCTT is from Candidatus Arthromitus sp. SFB-rat-Yit and encodes:
- a CDS encoding alpha/beta hydrolase; this translates as MVNKNLYVRIAFFLFGFMLLLNIVDNFVGYSAEYNIKKFMLYESKYLNFDYTRNYITLSIKNNNEESKFGLIFSPGAFIKEDAYLPILSELSKRGIKVYILKSSLFGMGDVNSILLKSNIKNYILVGHSLGGSKLLNYLKQENHYSQLVKGVVLLSSYGRNSQDFSDSNIKFISVVGSDDKIINFEKYENYKNNLPSSTKYLYIEGGNHSYFGNYGLQYGDSEGLISREFQQFIVIREILKLLEEI
- a CDS encoding tRNA (adenine(22)-N(1))-methyltransferase, encoding MKLSNRIRHIINMCEYNKTIIDVGCDHGYISIGLLNFNKCLKCYAVDINREPLNIAMKNIKKYSLDSKVECILSDGFRWFDNLENLSAIIAGMGGTTIASIIDRDLDKIRHMNYILIQPNAYSKDIRKYLYEKQFHVEKEDVIYSKGIYYEYILIFPKQQENLNKEYINFLMCFDYDIPLCVFDNIGGKYNDFIKHKINKYNNILINLNESKLSTKYKYEIFSNRIKILKGVLV
- the rpoD gene encoding RNA polymerase sigma factor RpoD, encoding MKDNSYVMSVLKGLLTKGKESGGLLSKDIMDELEDVDLTPEHVEKLYIALDKMGIEVVDNFSNEFVEDLDLNSVIPEGITMDDPVRMYLKEIGSVQLLTSEEEILLSKKIKQNDVTSRMARKKLAEANLRLVVSIAKRYVGRGMLFLDLIQEGNLGLIKAVEKFDHTKGFKFSTYATWWIRQSITRAIADQARTIRIPVHMVETINKYTRVSRQLLQELGRDPLSEEIAKEMNMPENKVRDIRKIAQEPVSLETPIGEEEDSHLGDFIPDDDAPAPAEVAAFTLLKEQLMNVLDTLSPREKNVLKLRFGLDDGRARTLEEVGKEFKVTRERIRQIEAKALRKLRHPSRSKKLKDYLE
- a CDS encoding Nif3-like dinuclear metal center hexameric protein, translated to MKIYEFINKLEMLVPTNLALSYDNVGLLVGNLESDISGVYISLDINETIINKVLEFKINTIITHHPVIFNSIKNLNYSCDNIDIVRCIKHDINVISYHTNLDMIHNGINDELINILEFKYDNISVLEKSKIYPNLGIGRIIDLSESLDINTIIDKIRKNLYINNMRLVNNRNCKMDRIKRICIINGSGNSLIKLCYYKNIDLVITGDITYHTAFEAHKKNLSILDIGHFNSENFAYMNVIKKIFKTLDLDSSLNIIYDQVLTDVYKYI